Proteins from one Helicobacter pylori genomic window:
- a CDS encoding replication initiation protein: MEFDQLESQRSDLQKVLKELDTLPKTPQIELQKQKIQDRINKITDTIIKELLSKHEIKKEELEPTLKEKPTPTKAPQTTPTPCKDLVVSTPKDNTY, translated from the coding sequence AAAGATCAGACTTACAAAAAGTGTTAAAAGAATTGGATACGCTCCCAAAAACCCCACAAATTGAGTTACAAAAACAAAAAATACAAGACCGCATTAACAAAATAACAGACACAATCATTAAAGAATTACTATCAAAGCATGAAATCAAAAAAGAAGAACTAGAACCCACTCTAAAAGAAAAACCCACACCAACAAAAGCACCACAAACCACCCCCACACCATGCAAAGATTTAGTGGTTAGCACCCCTAAAGATAACACCTATA